A stretch of Dehalococcoidia bacterium DNA encodes these proteins:
- a CDS encoding PD-(D/E)XK nuclease family protein, which yields MAFDAGAEPAAGDEAADRRALEALVIDNPDLEWLEVLLDEFNIFEAAGWTRQEARHSDFLAFLLDPRQTHGLGDTFVKRFLQRVLQGAGGAQLPISPIELDLWSLDGLLVLREWQRIDILLLDETHKLAVIIENKIDSGEHDDQLDRYWKAIAAQHPGWTQLGIYLTPDGAAPKHRAYLPGDYALVINLIEALLESRAASLGADVQTSLRHYTRMLRRYIVNDSEIGDLCRRIYQKHRRALELIIQYRPSLESRPLTIISDLIEQSSDLLRLQVRTNTVSFAPLEWDIPELRTGTSPLPSLPT from the coding sequence ATGGCTTTTGACGCGGGAGCAGAACCCGCTGCCGGCGACGAGGCCGCCGATCGCCGCGCGCTCGAAGCGCTGGTGATCGACAATCCGGACCTCGAGTGGCTGGAGGTGCTGCTGGACGAGTTCAACATCTTCGAGGCCGCCGGCTGGACGCGGCAGGAGGCGCGCCACTCCGACTTCCTCGCCTTCCTGCTCGACCCGCGCCAGACGCATGGCCTCGGCGACACCTTCGTGAAGCGCTTCCTGCAGCGCGTGCTGCAAGGAGCCGGCGGCGCCCAACTGCCGATCAGCCCGATCGAGCTGGACCTCTGGAGCCTCGACGGCCTGCTGGTGCTGCGCGAGTGGCAGAGAATCGACATCCTGCTGCTGGACGAAACGCACAAGCTCGCCGTGATCATCGAGAACAAGATCGACAGCGGCGAGCACGACGACCAGCTCGATCGCTATTGGAAGGCCATCGCGGCGCAACATCCCGGCTGGACGCAACTCGGAATCTACCTGACCCCGGACGGCGCAGCGCCGAAACATCGGGCGTATCTACCGGGTGACTATGCCCTCGTCATCAACCTCATTGAAGCCTTGCTGGAGAGCCGAGCGGCGTCTCTTGGCGCAGACGTGCAGACATCGCTTCGTCACTATACGCGAATGCTTCGGAGATACATTGTGAACGACTCTGAGATCGGTGACCTTTGTCGACGTATCTACCAGAAGCATCGCCGGGCGCTTGAACTCATAATCCAGTACCGACCGAGCCTGGAATCGCGCCCGTTGACCATCATTTCGGATCTGATCGAGCAATCTTCGGATCTGCTGCGACTTCAAGTCCGCACGAACACTGTGTCATTCGCTCCCCTTGAGTGGGACATCCCGGAGCTGCGCACGGGCACGTCGCCTCTCCCCTCTCTGCCAACCTAA